The Bombyx mori chromosome 4, ASM3026992v2 region GACTTGAGTATTTCATGATCCCTTTATTGTGAAAGTCAATTGTGAGCCTGAGTTAAGCACGTATTTTAATGGAATCTCtcaaaattggtacctgcaaGCGACATTTGTACACCGGCATAATCACAACACTTGATATGAAGACATGGAGCTTTGTATTCACTAGGCCACAATGACATCGAATATTtttgtgcatttttttttatctgtataTGTGCATAATTATGACAGTAATACACATTAGGTGATAGAGCTTAAGACTCCGTCGAACTTAAATGATCTGTAATTGCTGATTTTTgcattcaataaataataaaaaaatgtgttgaaAGATGAGTGcgttttaattaaacaataaaacgtaataaaacTTATAGACCAgcagcttttatttatttgtaggcagacaagcatatgaTCTACTTTatggtaagtagtcaccatTAATCATGGACACAGCCAAGCAGATCTATCTACAAATCACagtaaatgtaataattatGCACTCACACTGTCACTaatgtaacaataaaaatataatagcttaacattaaatttaaattttgctatGGTGCACCAGTCTAGGTCCATAATTCCACAATCTATGCTACAAGGTGAAAATTACTGCATAATCAGTGTCTGGTCATTATATGTCTCTATGAGAGATAAAGAACAGTCAGTAAAGAGTAGCTACAAGTACTGGCTGGTGTCGTCATCCCTGTACACTTAGAAATGCAACATTGCACGTGTATATTTTACActacaaatatatacaaattcacACAAGACTTGAAAACTCAATGGTGCTTTTTCGGTTACAGAACCACCTACTCATGCTGATCATTAAcccataattttaaataaatagggtAGTTAAATCAAAAGAGCTTCTTAGACCATACACAAAATGTGATCacagaaaaaatgtatttattgatgaCAGATGAGTTATATTAAATATCTTAAACAAAGATAACTTATAGCACACAGGAAACAAATCTGAGTGATGTTGAGATCATTAAGCATTCTACTCGTAAGACCAATCTAACTGAATAAAATGTAACTTGTGATTATGGTAGCATAAATCGACAGCAAAGTCAGAAATTCCCCTGACCCTCATGACACAAAACAATGGACCACACACATCAgctggtttttttattgattgttaATATTGCAACATTGCACAAAAAAATCAGTTACTTTGCCTCCTTGGGAAACATCAACTCTACAAAATGTCTTTGTTTTTGAGAATACTTCCCTTACACTTTGTGCGTTGACTTTTCtttgaacataaatataaatttagtaaattaacTATTTTTCAGACTAATACTTGTAATGATTAATAGAAAATGATTTTCATTTTGAACAATGCAATTTTACATTTCTACTATCCATTCATATCTTTATCAATTTGCTAATATGACTGAGTTAATTGAATTACAGATAATGAAGGCCTCACTTTCTCTTTCTTAATAGACATAATAGTGATGATAGCCTAAGcattaacaaagaaaataaaacaattaaaaactcaCCAACTAACAAACCAACAAAAACACAATTCGAGACCATCAACAACTAATGAGCGAGAAAAAAGCATTCACTGATCATGAACAAGGAATTATTGTgccattgtatttttttcttcaattcaATAAAACCTCTTTGCCACAATGACGGCGAAGTTGAAAATCGGATGAAAACGGTAAACAACGTTATCTCGAACATTTAATCGTCGCGAAATCACAAAGAAACAAAAGATCCTATACTGACACTTATCAGTAAGGCGCTCGGCACATTTCAcgtattacaaaaaaatgtgtacattttaatatttttatcggATACGAACCCCGTAACGTGTCTGTTGTTATGACTAACCACTAACTGTCTCTGTTCGTATCGCAGTGTTTCCTATTAAcagttaacaaaattattaaatcaacGCCCTCCTAAAATCAGCTGAACGTCACGAAATCACTCTAATGGGATCATCACCGAGACAATGCAATTATTACCGACTTTACCACCACACAATTACCCGAAGACTTTAAGTTTCGTGCACACTTTCAACAATATTCGATAAAATGACGCATTTACTTGATTAAAAGGATGTGAAAGACGTACCCTCCCTGTTATTGTAGCTCCGTTCTGAACTTTTTCTTGGGCGACAGATCTTCACGAAGTCGCCGTGACACCGAAATTATCATTAATTACACACTTAAACAAATATAATCATTAATCGTAAATGTAAAACTGGAAAATCTAGAACAGAAATCCAAAATGACCACGAACAAACATGGAAGCGAGAGAGCGAGCAAGATGTTTCACAAGAAATTGTCTATGGCACACTATGACATTCAATCAATGTCACTTTTTCATACTTTTATAAAGGAAACAAGACATTTGCAGCCCATTATCTAATGAGATTTTCTTATTTTCTCTGAAAATTTAAACACAATTTCGAAggcaaggagtgaagttgtgtgatttgttttattttgtctatttagtgtttcttcaagtttaaatgtgtaataacggtggtttgttaactgtttaatatgtgtgaaagttcacaaatgtgggaaaataaaacaaagccactggacgtaacctctcgggatcctacaagaagtccactgaaaaagtctgtCTCagtcatctcatctcattttagcTAATCTTTTCATCTCGGTTGATTaatttctcaaattaatcattttcatttcatttcactccatattatcatttttcataaaaataagaatataaattaaaatacgacttgacctaaaggtcttagtcaccaggtcataaaaccctttaaaaaaaacttgcgtAGGTAGGTACGGCCAGAGATTAAACACTATTTATTTGAGAGGTACGGCGGCCAGCGTGACCAGATTTAGTAGATTTCTACTTTTTTGGTAGATTTTGAGGCACTAGCAACAGAATTTAGTAGTTATTCCAAAACTTTTTTGGCATAACAGATAAATTCGGGGTATTCGCCCTTTCATTGAATGAATTGtaactatttaattttcattctttAAGCATAGTGTGATAGACCAGTGGGAATTCCTTCATTGAGAATTTTTATAATGgagcttaaaattaaatataaatatacacaagGATATCGCGATGTCCCATTCGTCACGATATACTTGTAGTTGCAACAGAAAACATGCAAATTATGACAAAGAATATAGGGTATCAAAATTAGATGTTTCTGTGTCTAATTTATTGTCAACTTCTAGTTCGACGTGTCAAACTTTTATGGTGGATAGGTTTTGGGGTGAAGTCGGCCAAATCTGTGATGCAAATAGCAAACCAATGTATGGCAATTTGTCCCGATTTGTGAAGCAAATGATGATACTACCTTTGTCCAACGTCAAAGTAGAAAGAATAATTTCTGATATTAATAGGATTAAAAATCAAGATCGAAATCGATTTAATACGAAGGATGTTGCTGCAATCATGCATGGAAAAGAGGGGTTACGACAGTTGATGTCACACATTTGATCCTAACAAAAGTATTATCAAGTTAATGGGCTCAAAACAACTTTAAGAAAATGTTACCTAACATAAAGATGAAGaattttaagtttaagtttaaatttctttttttttcgaatttaatttaaaaaaattatcatggatctatttaattaattgtggtttctttttattattttattatttaatcaagGAAACATTCATGTTTTCACATTGTAACACGACAGTAAAATAAAAGTTccattatactttttttattatttctggtTCACTTTTGGTAGAATTCAGTAGATTTTAACCTCCACAAGCAATAGATTCGTCAAATAAAATCTGGTTACACTGACGGCGGCACAATCACAgcttaacataaaaaataaataaagtaatttatgtaCAATAAAACAACACAATTGTCAAAGTGAatgcattaaatatatttacattacaAGATCATAACTTAATCATAGATTGAACACTAAAGTAAACAcctaaaaaaaagacaattcaCGAAAGCGAGGttcgtaataaaaaatgaaaataacacgTTACAAAAAAGTACAGAAATATCTAAAGTTTTATTACAACAATTATGGATTTCATCAGCCGTACCAAGTCCTTATCGATGGTACATTTTGTTTCGCTGCATTCAAAGTAAGTCTTCTCGATTAATTTGTCTACCGATAATTGTATATTTGATAACCCTTTAGGCTATTGAAATTCGTAAAAGAGAAGACTTGTTTTGATTACTGCTCCGAAAATGCTCACGATTTctcctaattattatttaatattgcaTAAATGTTATACAGTATGGACAGTAAGTGTCGCCGTAACGGTCGCCTAATAGACATAGTTGATGAGGACTGGCGTGCGGAACAACTTCCTCACGAGGACATTCAAGTTCCGCTGGATGAGCTCCCGGACCCCGAGGCAGACAGCGCCGACTCTCATCTCACTCTAAAAGAGCAGAGCATGCGTTGGCAGGAGAATTTCCCTGAACCAGCGAGCAGTAATCAAAACTAGGTAAAATACCTCAAATAAAATGACATTTGTAGCAATTGAATAATTTGCTATAGCTGGGTAATACTTGTATTTGTCTATGAATGACATAAGTTCGAATAATATGgtggaatgaaaataaaaatgaaataaatttgtaattgaGCAGGCATACTCAGTAGATATTTTACCTGTTTCTGCCTCATTtctcagttttatttataaattttttattgcttagatgggtggaagagctcacagcccacctggtgttaagcggttactggagcccataagacatctacaatgcagatgcgccacccacctcgagatataagttctaagatctcagtatagttataatggctgtcctacccttcagatcgaaatgcattactgcttcacggcagaaataggcagggcggtggtacctacccgcgcagactcacaagaggtcctaccactggtAAAAGTCAGTGTGGGTGCTGTACATATTGCTGTGTTTAAAGTTTTGTTACCAATTAACTAAAGTTGCCTCTCAAGCACCTACCCTACCCATCAATAAAAATTGCATAAAAAAGCACTTTTAAACATTTTCCAAAGGGGTATGATTAAGCCTATTAAACTATTTTCAATTATTCATTTCAGGAGCATATTAACATCAGAGAGCAAATTCCCAAGTACCTAAACAGCCAGGCTAAACTACTGACAACGAGATGTATAATTATAGAAACAGAAAAATTAGCAAAGAAAACACATGGAGCTCTCacaatattaaaacagtttGGTATTCATGAATGTGGGCACAAAGAACCGGTGGCTGGATCTAAGTGCATAATGTCCATGATTGGTAAGAAGAATGAAAAGCATTATATCTTAGCTACCCAGGATCGAGATCTGCAATCCAAATTAAGGGAAAAACCTGGAGTTCCTCTGCTATATCTACATAACAAGTCACCAACATTAGAGAAACCAAGTAGTGTGAGCTTTGACAAAGCAGGTCAAGCTCTGGAAACCAATGAACATATTTTTATCACTGAGAATCAGAGTGAAACTTTGAAGCAGATGAAAAAGAAATTAGGTGTTGAAGAAAAGGTTGAAGAACTGAATGTCCCTATTAGGAAGAAAAAGCCCCATAACCCTAATCCTTTGTCttgtaagaaaaagaaaaataaaccaAGCAGACAaggaacaaaaaaagaaaatgtgacTGAAGGAAAAGTCCGGAAAAGGAAGAAAAATAAGTTTCCGaagcatttaaaaaatgaacttaaaagtgttattagtcagtaatgtattatttaagaactaaaattattctttatttctttGATTTGATATTTGctgatttaaataaaagagcTTTAATAAATCAGAATCTACCAAGAGAACtgaagtttttaattttcaaacaaacTTATTTCCGTTTGAAAGGCCACAAAAACTTGAGTCTTCGAACACCAAAAGTAAGAACATGTATCAGTGGTAGATTCTTAATGTACATGGTGTGGAAGTGTGACAGTATGTCGTAGCATTCGTCTGGCTCAAATATTGCTTCTCCATCTGGTGAATCCTGGAAATTCAGTAAAATAATaagatcaaattttttttttgttaactccTGGCTCCGACGTCTTAGATTATATAGATAGAACGCCATTGATTTGCCAAAGACGTTTAGTGTTGACGCCTACCGGAACTGATTAATACTAAAAGATCTATATCTTCAATTGTCC contains the following coding sequences:
- the LOC110384699 gene encoding rRNA-processing protein UTP23 homolog, with the translated sequence MKITRYKKVQKYLKFYYNNYGFHQPYQVLIDGTFCFAAFKEHINIREQIPKYLNSQAKLLTTRCIIIETEKLAKKTHGALTILKQFGIHECGHKEPVAGSKCIMSMIGKKNEKHYILATQDRDLQSKLREKPGVPLLYLHNKSPTLEKPSSVSFDKAGQALETNEHIFITENQSETLKQMKKKLGVEEKVEELNVPIRKKKPHNPNPLSCKKKKNKPSRQGTKKENVTEGKVRKRKKNKFPKHLKNELKSVISQ